Proteins encoded within one genomic window of Thiothrix litoralis:
- a CDS encoding carbonic anhydrase, which translates to MPDKKPNLSGQEALERLRAGNERFANNILSHGTQMSQAERIALTEGQNPFAIILGCSDSRVPAELVFDQGFGSLFVIRVAGNIVAPSQVGSVEFAATQYNTRLVVLLGHTQCGAVAATLDELRNNSRSPSRNQRSIVERIAPAVATLMETPLRDDPVALMKHAVRANIRAATSHLRHGSKILEHLIANENLLVVSAEYSLETGLVEFFDIPVD; encoded by the coding sequence ATGCCTGACAAAAAACCGAACCTGAGTGGGCAAGAAGCACTGGAACGCCTGCGTGCCGGTAACGAACGTTTCGCCAATAACATTCTCAGCCATGGCACACAAATGAGTCAGGCTGAACGTATCGCCCTGACGGAGGGGCAAAACCCATTTGCCATCATTTTGGGGTGTTCAGACTCGCGGGTTCCAGCAGAATTGGTGTTTGACCAAGGCTTTGGCTCGTTGTTTGTCATCCGCGTCGCGGGCAATATTGTTGCGCCCTCGCAAGTAGGCAGCGTGGAATTTGCCGCCACCCAATACAATACTCGCTTGGTAGTGCTATTGGGGCACACCCAGTGTGGCGCTGTTGCTGCCACTCTGGACGAATTACGCAACAACTCGCGCAGCCCTTCCCGCAACCAACGCTCCATCGTGGAACGCATCGCCCCCGCTGTTGCCACTCTGATGGAAACCCCGTTACGCGACGACCCGGTAGCGCTGATGAAACACGCTGTCCGTGCCAATATCCGTGCTGCCACTAGCCACTTGCGGCATGGCTCAAAGATTCTGGAACACCTGATCGCCAATGAAAATTTACTGGTCGTCAGCGCCGAATATTCACTGGAAACTGGGCTAGTAGAGTTCTTTGATATCCCCGTGGATTGA
- a CDS encoding type I restriction-modification system subunit M, which produces MDHSVHNKLISFIWAIADDCLRDVYVRGKYRDVILPMVVLRRIDTLLETSKPAVLEEVKFQQEEMHATELDDEPLKAASGYVFYNTSKWTMKSLFSTATNNQQILLANFEEYLLGFSENVKEIIQRFNLQAQIRHMASKQVLLDVVEKFISLYINLTPDIAEDPDGNKLPALTNLGMGYVFEELIRKFNEENNEEAGEHFTPREVIELMTHLVFDPIKTDLPLTLTVYDPACGSGGMLTEAQNFIEDKYPSTTTRRDVHLYGKEINDETYAICKSDMMIKGNNPENIKVGSTLSTDEFAADRFDFMLSNPPYGKSWASEQKNIKDGADVIDPRFKVTLEDYWGKLEVVDATPRSSDGQLLFLMEMVSKMKAGGSHIASVHNGSSLFTGDAGGGESNIRRYIIENDWLDAIVQLPNNLFYNTGITTYVWLLNNNKPEGRKGKVQLIDASLLYRKLRKNLGNKNCEFAPEHIQQITQTYLDCAAIERELDANGDPIGIASKVFRKDDFGYYKVTIERPDRRKARFSAEALAPLRFDKALAEVMEYLYSTHGDKVYEAGVLKAQEKAILGWCDDNAISLNAKAKAKLLDVQAWLGLKQVFEKAQLLMAELGDAEFDDFNLFKEQVDAALKTRAIKLSASEKNALLNAVSWYDESAAKVIKKVVKLAGKDMDALLERYDCVVDDLPDFGYYPTGKKGEYLTYETSADLRDSESIPLKDSIYQYFLDEVKPHVAEAWLSMESVKIGYEISFNKYFYRHKPLRSLEAVAADILALERKADGLIAEILGIPQ; this is translated from the coding sequence ATGGATCACAGCGTACACAACAAACTCATTTCATTCATTTGGGCTATCGCCGACGACTGTTTACGCGATGTGTATGTGCGCGGCAAGTACCGCGATGTGATTTTGCCGATGGTGGTGCTGCGCCGTATCGACACGCTGCTGGAAACCAGTAAGCCAGCGGTATTGGAAGAGGTTAAATTCCAGCAAGAGGAAATGCACGCAACCGAACTGGATGACGAGCCATTAAAAGCCGCCTCCGGTTACGTGTTCTACAATACCTCGAAATGGACGATGAAAAGCCTGTTCAGCACTGCTACTAATAACCAACAAATTTTGCTGGCAAACTTTGAAGAATACCTGTTGGGCTTCAGTGAAAACGTCAAGGAAATCATTCAGCGTTTCAACCTGCAAGCACAAATCCGCCACATGGCTTCCAAGCAAGTGTTGCTGGATGTGGTGGAAAAATTCATTTCCCTGTACATCAACCTCACCCCGGACATTGCCGAAGACCCCGATGGGAATAAACTCCCCGCACTGACCAACCTCGGTATGGGTTATGTGTTTGAAGAGCTGATCCGCAAATTCAACGAAGAAAATAATGAAGAGGCAGGTGAACACTTTACCCCGCGTGAAGTGATTGAGCTGATGACCCACTTGGTGTTTGACCCAATCAAAACCGACTTGCCGCTGACCTTGACCGTGTATGACCCGGCGTGTGGTAGCGGTGGGATGCTCACCGAAGCGCAGAACTTCATCGAAGACAAGTACCCCAGCACGACGACCCGGCGTGATGTGCATTTGTATGGCAAGGAAATCAACGACGAAACCTACGCCATTTGCAAATCCGACATGATGATCAAGGGCAATAACCCGGAAAACATCAAAGTCGGCTCGACGCTTTCCACCGATGAATTCGCCGCTGACCGTTTTGACTTTATGCTTTCCAACCCACCCTATGGCAAGAGCTGGGCTTCGGAGCAAAAGAACATTAAAGACGGCGCGGATGTTATCGACCCACGCTTCAAAGTGACGCTGGAAGATTATTGGGGCAAGCTTGAAGTGGTGGATGCCACGCCGCGTTCCAGTGACGGACAATTGCTGTTTTTGATGGAAATGGTCAGCAAAATGAAAGCAGGGGGCAGCCACATTGCTTCGGTGCATAACGGTTCCAGCCTGTTTACGGGTGATGCGGGGGGCGGGGAAAGCAATATCCGCCGTTACATTATCGAAAACGATTGGCTGGATGCGATTGTGCAGTTGCCGAATAATCTGTTCTACAACACCGGCATTACGACTTACGTGTGGCTGCTGAATAACAATAAACCAGAGGGGCGCAAAGGCAAGGTGCAATTGATTGATGCCAGCTTGTTGTACCGTAAGCTGCGTAAAAATCTTGGCAATAAAAACTGCGAGTTTGCCCCGGAACATATTCAGCAAATTACCCAGACCTATCTGGATTGTGCCGCCATTGAGCGCGAGCTGGATGCCAATGGCGACCCCATCGGCATTGCCAGCAAGGTGTTTCGCAAGGATGATTTTGGTTATTACAAAGTCACGATTGAACGCCCGGATCGGCGTAAAGCCCGCTTCTCGGCGGAGGCGCTCGCGCCGTTGCGCTTTGATAAAGCCTTGGCGGAGGTGATGGAATACCTGTACAGCACGCATGGCGACAAGGTGTATGAGGCTGGCGTGTTGAAGGCGCAGGAAAAAGCCATTCTTGGTTGGTGCGACGACAATGCGATTAGCCTCAACGCTAAGGCAAAAGCCAAGCTGCTGGATGTGCAAGCCTGGTTGGGCTTGAAACAGGTATTCGAGAAGGCGCAGTTACTCATGGCTGAGTTGGGTGATGCGGAATTTGACGACTTTAACCTGTTCAAAGAGCAGGTGGATGCTGCGTTGAAAACCCGCGCCATCAAGCTGTCTGCTTCCGAAAAGAACGCCCTTCTGAATGCGGTGAGTTGGTATGACGAAAGCGCCGCTAAGGTTATCAAAAAGGTGGTGAAGCTCGCGGGCAAAGACATGGATGCGTTGCTGGAACGCTATGATTGCGTGGTGGATGATTTACCGGATTTTGGCTACTACCCGACAGGCAAAAAGGGCGAATACCTCACCTATGAAACCAGCGCGGATTTGCGCGATAGCGAGTCGATTCCGCTCAAAGACAGCATTTACCAATACTTCCTCGATGAAGTCAAACCGCACGTCGCCGAGGCTTGGCTGAGCATGGAGTCGGTGAAAATTGGCTATGAAATCAGCTTCAACAAGTATTTCTACCGCCACAAACCGTTGCGTTCCTTGGAAGCGGTGGCGGCGGATATTTTGGCACTGGAACGTAAAGCCGATGGCTTGATTGCCGAAATTCTGGGGATTCCGCAGTAG